The sequence below is a genomic window from Anaerolineales bacterium.
TTGATAGATCCCCCAACTGGTAGAAAACCATTAAATGCTGGATTATACGTTGGGCCAAGGCTGAAATCAGGCGTAAAGGTTGTCACTGCCTGCCCTGGGGTGCGGACCACAAACTGAAGCGTAGCCAGCTGTTGGGAAGCATCCATCACGTTGGTACCATCCAGATTGGCATGGAATTCATACTGCTGGCCAATGGCTTCCATGATGATGCGATAACCATCCACCATCACGTCCGTGCACAGGACGCCAGGAATGACAACATCCAGGCAACCGTTAGTCCAGGTGACTGCTTCAGTGCTAACAATGCTGATTTGGCCAACCGGGATGTTGTACTTTTTTGATAGGGCATCCACTGCAGCTTGCTCCGCAGGGATCATGGTCGCAACGGTCGGTATGGGTGACGCCACTACGGTAGGGCCTGGATAAATGATGGCGGTTGTAGTCGTGGCGGATATTGACCCAGGTGGTGGGTACGAAGCTGAGGGTGTGGCCTGGGTACAGGCAGCTAAAAAGCTCACAATAAGCAAAAATGCAAAAATCGATTTTGTTTTCATCGGTCAATTTCCTTTCACTATTATAACGACCATATCAGAAAATTCGTTCCGTATATGATAAATATTATATTAATAGTCTATATTGTCTTCTAAGCTGGTGATTAATCAGCCAGTATTGATCAGACGAAGAGCTTGTTATTCTCATTAACCCGCGAAAATAAACTGTGTGGCCAGGCATGAGAAAATATATTGGGCAACCTGCGTCATACCATTAAGGGTTGGGGTTCGGTGCTACAATTGTGTGGCTCCAATTCTATGAACTGGAAAGGAGACAAAGTATGAATGAAAAGTCGCTGGTCATTTCGAGACTCGAAGACATTTACAACCGCTGGCAGGAGCTGCTTGCCAGTCTAAATCAAGAGCAGATTGCTACAGCACTCCAGCCCTCCCCCTGGACGACCAAGGATGTGATTGCTCACCTTTGGTTCTGGCAGGAGGCATCAGTGGCGCGTGCCGAGGCTGTACTGCAAGGCAACGATCCACATTATCCCACCTGGTGGGAATTATTCGGCCCGGACCCCAATGAAGATGTCGACCGCACCAATGCCTGGAATTATGAGCGCTGCCGCGAGAAACCCTGGCAGCAAGTGTATGTGGATTGGTCGACCCAGTTTTCGAAATACCTGAAATTGATCGCTCAAATCCCTGATGAAGATTTACTCACTGTGGGAAGATTTAAATGGATGGGGGGCTATTCACTCTCGGCCAGCGTCATGGGTTCATACGACCACCATCAGGAGCACCTGGAAATGCTGACCGCATGGTTGAATGAGCATGGAAAGAGCCCATGAGCACAGCGTCACAAGAAATTCTCACAATTGAAAACCAAATCGAGAATGCGTTGCATGAGCTGGAGCTGCATGAGAAACTTGACGAAGCACTTGACCGCTACCAGCAGTACGGGCAGTTGCTGAGTGCATTAGAAATTGGGCAGGAAGAGCCAGAGTATGCTGACCAGCAAAGGGTGTTGTCCTACTGCCTGATGCGTCAGGGAAATATCCTAAGGCAGCTCGGAAAACCTGATGAAGCCCTACCGTTGAGTGAGCAGGAGATTTTAGCTGCCCGCCGATCTGCAGACGACATCACCCTGGCGAGGGCTTTGATGTCCAATGGCACCAACCTCATCGTTTCTGGGATGATCGACGATGGATTTAAGCTGATCGATGAAGCTAGACAATTGTTTGAACAAGGCAAGAGTTATGACCACCGGCAAGGATTGGGGTGGTACTGGATCCTGGAGGCTGACTTAGCCAATGCCGGTTTGATCAAGAAGGACCCGGTTGACCTGGAAAATATCGCCTCGCAAGCATTGGAAATCCTGGAACCACTCGAGAACTGGCCAGGAGTGGCGAGGGCTTACTCAGCACGAGCGATCGCACGCGAGAAGTTGGGAGACCATGTGGGGGCTAACCTGGACAGAGAAAAACAAGCGATGGCTCAATCTAGGATTGAGGCAGGGGATAGTTAAGGGTACGGCTCACCCCCTAATTGCTCATAGGTAATCATCGAAACTCACTTTTTCTTCAAATTTTGTTCAACGCGATATTTAACCATCTTTCGGATCAGGTCATACGGGATAGGCTGATCTAGGGGAAATTGCACTGCACCTTTTGAGAACTTGTAAGGCAATAGCTCTCCTTTAAATGCTTCGATACCTTCGCCAGTGGGATAAAAACCGATATGGTTCTTATGACCCGCGAACCATACCAGCATTCCTTTTAGATAAAAACCCGGCATCTGATAGCTGATCTTCTCCACGGCCCCTGGAGCGGTTTCTTTGATCACTTCCCTGACCTTTTGGAGAATTAATTGCATTTCTTCGGGAAATTGAGCGATATACTCATCGATCGTTTTTGAGGCTTGGGTAGCACTTTGCATCACGATTTCCTTTCGGTAAACGGTCCTCAGCAATTATATCTGACTGGTTATATATTTTGCATCCTCACCCACACCACCCATTAATGATGACGTGAGACCGGTCTGAAAGTGTAGGCCCACAAAGAACAGTCCAGGTGCATCACCAATGACACCTCGCTCGTGAAACGGGTGACCTGAGCTGTCAAATATTGGCAAGTCGATCCACTGGTAATCAGGCTTGAAACCTGTCGCCCAGATCACACTGTCTGCTGCCAGGATACGCCCCCCTTCCAGCTGGGGTTTACCGGAGACAGCTCCTGCGAGGCGAGGTGTAAATTCCACTCCGGATGCGCGAATTTCTTCACGCCGAGCACGAATCAACGGGTTGCCATGGGTGAGAACGTTAGATTTCATCCGCCTCCCAAGCGGTGTGTTAATGGTCATGACATGCCGCATGAACCACCAGTAAGGCTTGCCTCCAAGAATTTTTCCAAACGTATCAGCAGGGATACGTCCAACATCTCTTCCAGCCAGCCAAACATTTATACCGGCCCTAGAAAGCTCCGTGGCAATTTCAGCTCCAGAATTTCCCGCTCCTACAACCAAGATATTTTTCCCCTGGATATTCCCAGGATTATGGTAATCATCAGAATGCAGCTGAAAAATATCTGGGGATAACTGCTGGGCGATTGGGGGGATAAAGGGGGTATGAAATGCTCCTGTGGCAACAACGACATGATCGGCATGGTAGCTCGTGTCGCCAACGGAAATTTGATAGCCTGACTCATTACGCGCCAGCCTGGTCACCTTTGCACCTTGCTGGATTGGCAGCTGATATCTCCCGGCATAAGCCTCAAGATAGGCTGCAGCTTCATCCTTGGTAGGAAAGTCAGATGCCTCACCGGGAAATTTCATGCCCGGCAAGTGGTTGCTGTGGTTTGGGGTGAACAAGCGTAGACTATCCCAACGTTTACGCCAGGGTGTGCCCAACCTGGGATTTTCATCTAAGATGAGATAATGTTTTCTCTGTTGGCTAAGAAAATAACCAGTGGCCAAACCTGCCTGCCCACCCCCAATTACAACCGTATTAAATTGCTCGTCTCTTGACATTAATGTCCACCTCTAATATAATATAGTCTAACTCTAATGAATATAGGTATACTACACAACATGACCGATGTCAATACTCAGACAAAAATCTCCCACCGACAGCGACAAGCTCAGGAAACACGCAAGATGATCGTGGCTGCAGCGCAGGAATTGTTCCTGGAACAAGGCTATATCTGCACAACCATTGATGCGATTGCCGAGCGAGCCGGTGTGGCTACCAGCACAGTTTATGCAATTTTCGGCTCGAAGCGGGGCATCCTTCGGGCAATCCGCGATTCGTGGCATGAACGTACCCATATCAGAGAAGTGTTGAACAGCAGCCAGGCTTCAGCCAGCCCGGAAGAACGGCTTGATCAACTGGCTGAGGCGACCCGCAAGCAGTGGGAAATGGGTGCGGAAGTAACCGCCATCTATACCGGTGCCGCAGCAGCCGATCCTCGGGCAGCTGCAGAGCTGACCCAAGCCTTGATCGGGCGCAGGGAAGGTTTGCAGACCTTCGCGAAAAGCCTGGAACCGCACCTGCGAGCAGGGCTGGATGCAACCCATGCAGCTTCCATCCTGCAGGCACTGTGCCTACCCGAAGTCTTCGATGAGCTGGTGAGGCACTCTGGCTGGTCAATTGATGAATACCAAATTTGGTTGGTGAAAACGTTAAAAAGTCAGCTTTTGAAAACCTAGGAGTTTCCTATGATCAGAATAAAACGGGTGTATACCCCTGCCAAAACAGAAGATGGGCCGCGGTTCTTGGTGGATCGCCTGTGGCCAAGGGGTATCAAAAAGGAAAATTTAGTGATCCAGGCCTGGTTCAAACAAGTTGCCCCAAGCAATGAATTACGCCAATGGTATGGACACGACCCTGATAAGTGGTGTGAATTTAATGAGAGGTACTTCAAGGAACTGGATGATCATCCAGAAACCTGGCAACCTCTGCTTGAAGCCGCGCGAATGGGTGATATCACGCTGCTCTTTAGCACTACAGAGCTGGAGCGTAATAATGCCGTCTCCCTCAGAGCCTATCTCGAAAAACAGCTGAAATCAGTGAAGTAGAATGACAGTTCTCAATCGTCCCCAGGTAGTGATCATCGGGGCAGGTTTCGGCGGTTTATGGGCCGCAAAGACACTGGCTTGTTCAGGGGTGGATGTGTGGTTGGTGGATCGGAATAATTACCATACTTTCTCTCCCTTGCTCTACCAGGTGGCAACTGCGGAGCTTGAGCCGGATGATATTATCTACCCGGTGAGGAGCATCTTTCATAAATATCCAAATGTCCATTTTGTATTAGGCGAAGTTACCAGCATTGATGCGCTCCAAAGGGTAGTGAACACCCAACAACGCCGTATCGGATATGACTATTTGCTATTCTCGCTGGGTAGTGCAGTGAATTACTATGG
It includes:
- a CDS encoding DUF488 domain-containing protein, with product MIRIKRVYTPAKTEDGPRFLVDRLWPRGIKKENLVIQAWFKQVAPSNELRQWYGHDPDKWCEFNERYFKELDDHPETWQPLLEAARMGDITLLFSTTELERNNAVSLRAYLEKQLKSVK